The segment TCCACAAACGGTTAATAGAACTGATTTATATCGACTTTTCTGTAATCTAAATCTTTCTTGAACAACTTTAAATACTTTGACAACTCTAATTAAATGCTCAACAAAAATCCGATTAGATGATAAAGCTTTATTTTCTTTCTTTTGACTTTCTGTTAATTCTCCCTTCTTAGGTTTTTTATAGGGAGTTTTGATTTGAGTTTCTCCAATATAAGCTTTATCTCCACTAAAAGTTTGTTGAACATCGAATTTACTTAAAGTTTGACGACATATTTTTATGTCACTCATTGGACCAGGTTTTCCAATTACTACATCAATGATATCTTGAGCTTTTGGTAACACAATAAATTGATTTTTTAAAGTATGTCTTTGCTGCTTACCTGAATAATATTTTTTTTGTTCTTGACAGTCTGAGGGTCTTTCAATTGGCTGTTCTGAACTGTCTACAATCAATTCATAATCAGTTAATTGTTCTTGAATTATCTCTTCTTCTTCTTGGAACTTTTTTACTTGTTCTAACAAACTTGGCGGTAACTCTCCTTCAAAAAGTTTTTGCCAATAGCTAAAGATATTATGAGCCGTTGATTCACTAACTTGAAAGAGCAGCCCTAAGATTTGAAAACTTATATTATGTCTTAGATAAACTAACATTAGAACAATTTGTTCTTCTTCTGATAATTTAGAATAAGTTCCGCTTCCTGGTTGATTAATTCTAATTTTTGTTTTCTCAATTTTTTCTTTATTTTCCTGATGGAGAAGCTTCCCAAAGGCAATCAATTGTTCTAATTGTTGATAGTCAATTCCTAATAATCTTTTTGTTTGTTTAGGATATTTGTGAATATGTCCCCAAGTGTAACTTTCCATTTTCTTTTTTTTGACTTAACTCTCCCTATTATTATACAATGTTTTCCTATTTGATTAAATTATGGAGATGTCTACTGACCTACTTAGTTATTAAAAAAGAACAACAAACCATTAGTCATTAAATTGCATTGGAGTTGAATCACCAGAAGGGATAAAACTTGCCCAATAAAAAGAATAGTTTTGAGTGCAAGACGGGTTGCTTCTAGGTTATTGGGTGCAGCTTGAAGATTGAGAGAAATTACCCCATCCGTTGTCCCTGAAACCATCGCTATATAATCCTATTTTTGCTTTTCATCGCCAATATTTAGGTTTTCTGAGAGATTAACTTCTTGTACTTCAATTCCCTATTGAAAGAGTCCTAAAGCTTATAGCATTTCAAGAATTTGAGAAGCAATCTCAGGAGCAACTGGAATAACTGATAAACGGTTGCCTTTTTTAACCAGTAATAATTCTTCAGACGTAAACCTTACTTTGAGGATTTCTAAAGTTAAAATCTTAGAAAATTCTTTGACAAATTCGACTTTTACCGTTTGCCAACGGGGGGAATCTGTAGTAGACTTTGGATCATAATAGGGACTTTTTTGATCAAATTGAGTAGGGTCAATCACTTGACTTTCAACAACTCGCATTAATCCAACAATTCCCGGTATTTTAGTATTAGAATGATAAAAAAAAGCCAGGTCATCTACTGTCATTTGTCGTAAAAAATTACGCGCTTGATAGTTACGAACTCCATCCCAAATCGTTTGACCTTCTTGTTGAAGATCAGCGATACTATAAGTGTTTGGTTCTGATTTCATTAACCAATACTTCATAACAATTTCCTTCAAAAACAATTCTAAGTATTTCAACAAATTTAATCACCTATTCTAGCGTTTTGTTGGGTTTCACTCTCGTTCAACCCAACCGATGAACTCTCTCATTATTTTTGAAAATTGGTATAATAACTGTCTGTACCATTAAACACAACCCCGTGCCATAGCTTCTCTCAACCAGAGTAAGCTACACTCTAATCTGAGTTATTCTATCCCTCTTGCTTCTGACTGACCCATTCCATCAATGGTATTACTCCCCTTTATTACCTTTGCCCAAACCCCTCCCATTGCCCCTGTAACCCCGCAAGAAATTGTCCAACCGAATACGGTTCGTCCCCTACCCGGAGAACTCGATACGATCCCGGTTTTCAACAGCAATAGTCCCGAATTAGTTCTTGATGAAGGAATTTTACTCTCTACCTTTCCCCCCGATGGTAAAACTCACAGTAACGCCCATCTAAACTATCCTTTTTTCTCTCGCTTTGATGTTTTTGCCCATCACGTCGCTAAAGCCCCAACCCCAGGGGATTTACGCACCCTTTATTTAGGTATTATTCTCTATAATCCCCGCCAAACGCCCATTAACGTCAAAATTTTGCAAGGAGCAACCTACCTCAGTCAACCAGATGCTCCCTTTATTGAATTACCCCCCCAAGTGGAAGATACTCAAGAAAACGTCTATGCAGGTCCCGGCAGCCGCGTTATGGGGGCAATTTTGCGTCGCTACCGTCAAAATATCTTTCCCCCTTCTCTAGTCATCCCAGGGGGTGAAAGTCGGATGTTACTTAACTTACCCATCCCCGTTAAAGATCTCGAGCCCCCCCTCAATGGACGATCTGCTTATGCGCGTCTTGAGACGAATGGAACGGTCTACGCGGCCAGTTTAGCTAAATTCGCCCCCTTAGATGAAAATGGACAAGAACGCGCCCCTACCTTAGAAGAATGGCAAAAGGTCTTACAAGAGGGAGCATTAGTGACCCCCCGCGATCGCGCCCCCACTCCTCCAGGAACTACCCCCATTACCTACGGGAGAGTCGCGGGTGTCTCTCAAGGATCAGCTTGGGAAGCCAGATTAAGCGATCGCGGCAATTGGTTAACCATTCCCCCCAAAGGACAAGCCTTATCCTATCCCATTAGTTCCCTCGAAGGAGGAACCCTCGGAACCACTCAAGTCCAAAGTGCTCCCATGTTAGTGCGTTATCCGGACACCGCCTATCAAGCCCACGGCAATTATGGCGTAC is part of the Rippkaea orientalis PCC 8801 genome and harbors:
- a CDS encoding DUF3370 domain-containing protein, with the protein product MVLLPFITFAQTPPIAPVTPQEIVQPNTVRPLPGELDTIPVFNSNSPELVLDEGILLSTFPPDGKTHSNAHLNYPFFSRFDVFAHHVAKAPTPGDLRTLYLGIILYNPRQTPINVKILQGATYLSQPDAPFIELPPQVEDTQENVYAGPGSRVMGAILRRYRQNIFPPSLVIPGGESRMLLNLPIPVKDLEPPLNGRSAYARLETNGTVYAASLAKFAPLDENGQERAPTLEEWQKVLQEGALVTPRDRAPTPPGTTPITYGRVAGVSQGSAWEARLSDRGNWLTIPPKGQALSYPISSLEGGTLGTTQVQSAPMLVRYPDTAYQAHGNYGVQYSLTLPLYNPTLEPQTVTIALETPIKQDKLVDGLRFFDPPGSSVFFRGLIRVRYLDQIQTWQTRYFHLVQRRGQQGEPLVKQTIFPQRWQLVKVDLMYPPDATPPQVLTIRTID
- a CDS encoding EVE domain-containing protein; the protein is MKYWLMKSEPNTYSIADLQQEGQTIWDGVRNYQARNFLRQMTVDDLAFFYHSNTKIPGIVGLMRVVESQVIDPTQFDQKSPYYDPKSTTDSPRWQTVKVEFVKEFSKILTLEILKVRFTSEELLLVKKGNRLSVIPVAPEIASQILEML
- a CDS encoding transposase family protein, which encodes MESYTWGHIHKYPKQTKRLLGIDYQQLEQLIAFGKLLHQENKEKIEKTKIRINQPGSGTYSKLSEEEQIVLMLVYLRHNISFQILGLLFQVSESTAHNIFSYWQKLFEGELPPSLLEQVKKFQEEEEIIQEQLTDYELIVDSSEQPIERPSDCQEQKKYYSGKQQRHTLKNQFIVLPKAQDIIDVVIGKPGPMSDIKICRQTLSKFDVQQTFSGDKAYIGETQIKTPYKKPKKGELTESQKKENKALSSNRIFVEHLIRVVKVFKVVQERFRLQKSRYKSVLLTVCGLVRLRIGSLILRIIESEKSGEVIDVKMSHSFISKLDFVSLNPD